A genomic region of Pirellulales bacterium contains the following coding sequences:
- a CDS encoding GNAT family N-acetyltransferase yields MSVTIARTRQAAIASQVEIVPVRTWRQKREFLNFPWKLYADDPHWIPPLRLNQKELAGYAYHPFYDQAEAQTFLARRDGKTVGRISAIVNHAYAKAFPNEPLGFFGFFESIDDQQVATALLDTAREWLAARGLDVVRGPVNPSMNYECGLLVDGFDSSPTFMMTYNPPYYARLLEEYGFHKAHDLLGYIGYMDELTNIENKLGQLAEQIQERFEVKVRPLNRRRFMEDVRMFLEMYNSSMVFTWGFVPISDAEVRHFAKSLRFLLHPQLTMIADVEGRHAGVVLCLPDYNPRIKEIDGRLLPFGFLRLLSRKKDIHRVRVVAINVLPEFQRVGLGLVLMRALAQPARDLKIAEGEFSWVLETNELARLGLEKGGARIYKTWRMYDYRPEG; encoded by the coding sequence ATGAGTGTCACGATCGCCCGTACCCGCCAGGCGGCCATCGCGTCGCAAGTCGAAATCGTCCCGGTCCGCACGTGGCGCCAGAAACGCGAGTTTCTCAATTTCCCCTGGAAGCTCTACGCGGATGATCCACATTGGATTCCGCCGCTGCGGCTGAATCAAAAAGAGTTGGCCGGCTACGCCTATCATCCCTTTTACGACCAGGCCGAAGCGCAGACCTTTCTGGCCCGCCGCGACGGCAAAACGGTCGGCCGCATCTCCGCCATCGTCAATCACGCCTATGCCAAGGCGTTCCCCAACGAACCGCTGGGTTTCTTCGGCTTCTTCGAGTCGATCGACGACCAGCAGGTGGCCACGGCCCTGTTAGACACCGCACGCGAATGGCTGGCCGCCCGCGGGCTCGATGTGGTTCGCGGTCCAGTGAACCCCTCGATGAACTACGAGTGCGGCCTGCTGGTCGATGGCTTCGACAGCTCTCCCACCTTCATGATGACCTACAACCCGCCGTACTACGCGCGGCTCTTGGAGGAGTACGGCTTTCATAAGGCGCACGACCTGCTCGGCTACATCGGCTACATGGACGAGCTGACCAACATCGAGAACAAACTGGGGCAACTGGCCGAGCAGATCCAGGAGCGGTTTGAGGTCAAGGTGCGGCCTCTCAATCGTCGCCGCTTCATGGAAGACGTGCGCATGTTCCTCGAGATGTACAACAGTTCCATGGTATTCACCTGGGGCTTTGTGCCCATCTCCGACGCCGAGGTGCGGCACTTTGCCAAGTCGCTCCGCTTTCTGCTGCATCCGCAACTGACCATGATCGCCGATGTTGAAGGCCGTCATGCCGGCGTCGTACTCTGCCTGCCCGACTACAACCCCCGCATCAAAGAAATCGACGGGCGGCTGTTGCCGTTCGGCTTTCTGCGGCTGTTGAGCCGCAAGAAAGACATCCACCGCGTCCGTGTGGTGGCGATCAACGTGCTGCCAGAGTTTCAGCGCGTCGGTCTGGGACTGGTGCTGATGCGCGCCCTGGCGCAGCCTGCCCGCGATCTCAAGATTGCCGAAGGCGAGTTCTCCTGGGTGCTGGAGACCAACGAGCTGGCTCGGCTCGGTCTCGAAAAAGGAGGCGCCCGCATCTACAAGACCTGGCGCATGTACGACTACCGCCCCGAGGGGTAG
- a CDS encoding CHAT domain-containing protein, giving the protein MTAAKLRWKSVALFCATCLALFLSSAARADEAAVQQFAQLGARFHELYAAGEYQQALAAAQQLVKIADKNDLESYTAAISCLSIAYLQVEQYDQAEPWMLHCIKLLSEAPGDHQTDIADMLQNLAIVYRCQHRCREGHDAIRRCLEINLRERGPQHRYVANALDESALLHLAEGKYADAEPLLRRALAIYNQLEEADWGGVWRVHNNLGLVYDAQYRFPEAEQAYRQALDIVEKLYGPDHPQIAGALINLSSALRSQKRLPEAREYILRGLAIREKAYGGDSPFVADILNNAGGIEKDLGNIDVAERLFRRSLAIFERTLGVDHPRATSPQQNLAVLYFCQGRYQEAEPLIEQVVKAVENGNVSDQDRATAIGLRGEIRWWLGRQEEGLADLERSIELVERQRALVSGGEFAQGRFLSESTYVYGQLIHYLIERGESAQALRVMERARSRSLLDQLKLQGADLLAGVPADFAADLRTRDEKARQAIAQIENSLRGAPDDPAQVKNLVNQLETARGELVEVARSIRDVSPTFRRAAAEPEQSIPVAELQSWLAPRNALFVEYFFGSNVGYVCWVSHQGEPRCAQLTLNDDAAKAVGAAPGPLTTTRLELLLAVDGRSLADSLSRPKIAPETFDRLALLWHVLIPSELASELTGGQHSHAFIVPDGPLALLPLEILIVEPGGSGAEPKYLLDVGPAIAYAPSATLLTRLDAAAANPAAPQAAPVLTVGDPAYGAAAPSSRQRAALVGQLSRLPYSGQESRWVRDVFAKQGWQSTQLLGASASEARIRAALAGSKIAHLACHGFAAADYGNYFGALAVAPGPAADPLDDGFLSLHEIYQLDLKQCELAILSACHSNFGPQQSGEGVWSVGRGFLVAGAHRVVASSWLVDDQAAAALVSYYAASLAKPLGAGEPPDYAQALADAKRWVRRQSKWQSPYFWGAFELIGPN; this is encoded by the coding sequence ATGACAGCCGCAAAGCTCCGTTGGAAGTCGGTCGCGCTCTTCTGCGCCACCTGTCTGGCGCTATTCTTATCGTCAGCGGCCCGCGCCGATGAGGCCGCCGTCCAACAATTTGCTCAGCTTGGCGCTCGCTTCCACGAGCTGTACGCCGCCGGCGAATATCAACAGGCGCTCGCTGCCGCGCAGCAACTGGTCAAAATCGCCGACAAGAACGATCTGGAGAGCTACACCGCTGCCATCAGTTGCCTTTCGATCGCTTACTTGCAAGTTGAGCAATACGACCAGGCCGAGCCGTGGATGCTGCACTGCATCAAGCTTTTGAGCGAGGCGCCCGGCGATCATCAGACCGACATCGCCGATATGTTGCAGAACCTGGCGATCGTCTATCGCTGCCAGCATCGCTGCCGCGAAGGGCACGACGCCATCCGCCGCTGCCTCGAAATCAATCTCCGCGAGCGCGGACCCCAGCATCGCTACGTCGCCAACGCCCTCGACGAATCGGCGCTCTTGCATCTGGCCGAAGGCAAGTACGCCGACGCCGAACCGCTGCTCCGCCGCGCGCTGGCCATCTACAACCAACTGGAAGAGGCCGATTGGGGCGGCGTCTGGCGAGTCCACAACAACCTGGGACTCGTGTACGACGCCCAGTACCGTTTTCCGGAAGCCGAACAGGCCTACCGTCAGGCCCTCGACATCGTCGAAAAACTGTACGGCCCCGATCATCCCCAGATCGCCGGCGCGCTCATCAATCTGTCCAGCGCCCTCCGCTCGCAGAAGCGCCTTCCGGAAGCGCGCGAATATATCTTGCGCGGCCTCGCCATTCGCGAAAAAGCCTACGGCGGCGACTCTCCCTTTGTCGCAGACATCCTGAACAACGCGGGCGGTATCGAGAAGGACCTAGGCAACATCGACGTGGCCGAGCGACTCTTTCGTCGCTCGCTCGCCATCTTCGAGCGCACGCTCGGCGTCGATCATCCCCGCGCCACCAGCCCGCAGCAAAATTTGGCCGTGCTCTATTTTTGCCAAGGCCGCTATCAAGAGGCTGAGCCGCTCATCGAGCAGGTCGTCAAGGCGGTCGAAAATGGCAACGTCTCCGATCAAGATCGCGCCACCGCCATCGGCCTGCGCGGCGAAATCCGCTGGTGGCTCGGCCGTCAGGAAGAGGGGCTCGCAGACCTCGAGCGCTCGATCGAACTGGTCGAACGCCAACGCGCCCTCGTCTCGGGCGGAGAATTCGCGCAAGGACGCTTCCTGTCCGAATCGACCTACGTCTACGGTCAACTCATCCACTATCTGATCGAGCGTGGCGAATCGGCGCAAGCGCTGCGCGTGATGGAGCGCGCTCGCTCGCGCTCGCTGCTCGATCAACTCAAGCTGCAAGGCGCCGATCTGTTGGCCGGCGTCCCCGCCGACTTCGCGGCCGATCTTCGGACCCGAGATGAAAAGGCGCGCCAAGCCATCGCCCAAATCGAGAACTCACTGCGCGGCGCGCCAGACGACCCCGCGCAAGTCAAGAACCTGGTCAATCAACTTGAAACGGCCCGCGGCGAATTGGTCGAAGTCGCGCGCAGCATCCGCGACGTCAGCCCCACCTTTCGCCGCGCGGCGGCCGAGCCCGAGCAATCGATTCCAGTCGCCGAACTGCAATCCTGGCTTGCTCCGCGCAACGCGCTTTTCGTCGAGTACTTCTTTGGCTCCAACGTGGGCTACGTCTGTTGGGTTTCGCATCAGGGAGAACCGCGCTGCGCGCAGCTAACACTCAACGACGACGCCGCCAAGGCGGTCGGAGCTGCGCCCGGCCCGCTCACCACTACGCGGCTTGAACTTCTGCTCGCCGTCGACGGCCGCTCGCTGGCCGATTCCCTGTCGCGCCCCAAGATCGCGCCCGAAACCTTTGACCGGCTCGCCTTGCTCTGGCACGTCCTGATTCCCAGTGAACTGGCCAGCGAGTTGACCGGCGGTCAGCACAGCCATGCCTTCATCGTGCCCGATGGTCCGCTCGCGCTGTTGCCGCTGGAGATCCTGATTGTCGAGCCTGGCGGGTCCGGGGCCGAGCCAAAATATCTGCTCGATGTCGGGCCGGCGATCGCCTATGCCCCCTCGGCCACACTGCTGACGCGACTCGATGCTGCCGCCGCCAATCCCGCGGCTCCCCAAGCAGCGCCCGTGCTCACTGTTGGCGATCCCGCCTACGGCGCGGCGGCCCCCTCGAGTCGGCAGCGCGCGGCCCTCGTCGGGCAGTTGTCGCGTCTGCCATATTCAGGCCAGGAATCGCGCTGGGTTCGCGACGTCTTCGCCAAGCAAGGATGGCAGTCAACGCAACTGCTTGGCGCCAGCGCCAGCGAAGCGCGCATCCGCGCCGCGCTCGCCGGTTCCAAGATCGCGCATCTGGCGTGTCACGGTTTCGCCGCCGCGGATTACGGCAATTACTTTGGCGCCTTAGCGGTAGCCCCCGGCCCGGCCGCCGATCCGTTGGACGACGGATTCTTGTCGCTGCACGAAATCTACCAACTCGATCTCAAGCAGTGCGAACTGGCGATCCTCAGCGCCTGCCACAGCAATTTCGGCCCACAGCAAAGCGGCGAAGGGGTCTGGTCGGTGGGACGCGGCTTTCTGGTCGCGGGCGCCCATCGGGTGGTCGCCAGTAGTTGGCTGGTCGACGATCAGGCCGCCGCAGCGCTGGTTAGTTACTACGCTGCCAGTCTGGCCAAGCCGCTCGGCGCCGGCGAACCACCCGACTACGCCCAAGCGCTCGCCGATGCCAAGCGCTGGGTTCGCCGACAATCCAAGTGGCAAAGCCCCTATTTTTGGGGCGCTTTCGAGTTGATTGGTCCCAATTGA
- a CDS encoding DUF1501 domain-containing protein, protein MLNIYGGPQRFCDGVHRRNFLRIGGLAMGGLSMPQIMAAQEASGTRIGHKAVIMVFLPGGPPHQDMFDLKMDAPAEIRGEFKPIATNVPGLEICELMPRLARMMDKFAVIRSIVGAAGGHDSYQCNSGWGDGGLQTESGHAALGSVLSKLQGPVDRAVPAFVGLAPKMGHMPWANPGEPGFLGKAHAPFKPDGEGMGNMTLNGVNLDRLGDRKTVLASLDRMRRECDATGMMEGMDSFNQRAFDVLTSSKLLEALDVEREDPRLRDRYGYGINQNKDDGGPRTLHQFLVARRLVSAGVRCVTLAFSRWDWHGGNFAQGRTEMPLLDQGLSALIEDLDQRGMLDDVSVVVWGEFGRTPRINEHAGRDHWPQVSCALLAGGGMRTGQVIGATNRLAEYAKDRPVDFQEVFATLYHNVGIDVNTTTIADHAGRPQFLTNIRQPMPELV, encoded by the coding sequence ATGCTGAACATCTATGGCGGACCGCAGCGTTTTTGCGATGGCGTTCATCGCCGGAACTTTCTCAGGATCGGCGGCCTGGCGATGGGGGGCCTGTCGATGCCGCAGATCATGGCGGCCCAAGAGGCCTCGGGCACGCGGATCGGCCACAAGGCGGTGATCATGGTCTTTTTGCCGGGGGGACCGCCGCATCAAGACATGTTCGACCTGAAGATGGACGCGCCGGCGGAAATTCGCGGCGAGTTCAAGCCAATCGCCACCAACGTGCCGGGCCTTGAGATTTGCGAATTGATGCCGCGACTGGCGCGGATGATGGACAAGTTCGCGGTGATTCGCTCGATCGTGGGCGCCGCGGGGGGGCACGATTCGTATCAGTGCAACAGCGGCTGGGGAGATGGCGGCCTGCAGACCGAGAGCGGCCACGCGGCGCTGGGGTCGGTGCTGTCGAAGTTGCAAGGACCGGTCGATCGGGCCGTGCCCGCGTTTGTGGGCCTGGCGCCGAAGATGGGTCATATGCCATGGGCGAACCCAGGCGAGCCGGGCTTTTTGGGGAAGGCGCATGCCCCATTCAAGCCAGACGGCGAGGGGATGGGCAACATGACGCTCAACGGCGTGAACCTGGATCGGCTGGGAGACCGCAAGACGGTGCTGGCCAGCCTGGACCGAATGCGGCGCGAGTGCGACGCCACCGGCATGATGGAGGGGATGGACTCGTTCAACCAACGCGCGTTCGACGTGCTGACTTCGAGCAAGCTGCTGGAGGCGCTAGACGTGGAGCGGGAAGACCCGCGCCTGCGCGATCGCTACGGTTACGGCATCAACCAGAACAAAGACGATGGCGGCCCGCGCACGCTGCACCAATTTTTGGTGGCGCGGCGATTGGTGTCGGCGGGGGTGCGCTGCGTGACCTTGGCGTTTAGCCGCTGGGATTGGCACGGCGGCAATTTTGCCCAGGGACGGACCGAGATGCCGCTCTTGGATCAGGGTTTGTCGGCGTTGATCGAAGATTTGGATCAGCGCGGCATGCTCGACGACGTGTCGGTGGTGGTGTGGGGCGAATTTGGCCGCACGCCACGCATCAACGAGCACGCCGGCCGCGATCATTGGCCACAGGTGTCTTGCGCGCTATTGGCTGGCGGCGGCATGCGCACTGGCCAGGTGATTGGCGCCACCAATCGACTGGCCGAATACGCCAAGGACCGCCCGGTGGACTTTCAAGAGGTGTTCGCCACGCTGTACCACAACGTGGGGATCGACGTGAACACGACGACCATCGCCGACCACGCGGGACGACCGCAGTTTTTGACGAATATCCGCCAGCCGATGCCGGAGCTGGTGTAG
- a CDS encoding DUF1559 domain-containing protein, producing MVAKPAISRRLSQGFTLVELLVVLAIIGALVALLMPAVQSARESGRRAHCLGHLRQIGVALLQYHDALGSFPPGNVTLTEGICRGSSVAGVGYPSEDGCNWAIAILPYLGEAPIYAQYDSRDFNEAPQNQTVREAFVETYFCPSDIDSETLVVPASGPAGAHALNLAYRPGSYRGVAGRSNGVGFLDSAEFVNYPSEWRGPLHTVGIRELTSESLRNVADGASNTWLIGESTTRTNPSFRTLWAYSYAHYSLSTVVPQARTLLGDYDQCAATGGKGNSAPCRRGWGSHHPGAINWLLCDGSARSVALEADLELLAQMATIDGGEPVTPP from the coding sequence ATGGTTGCCAAGCCGGCCATTTCGCGCCGCTTGAGCCAAGGTTTCACCTTGGTCGAGTTGCTGGTCGTGCTGGCCATCATCGGCGCGCTTGTGGCGCTGCTGATGCCGGCGGTGCAGTCCGCACGCGAAAGTGGCCGCCGCGCGCATTGCCTGGGGCATCTGCGGCAAATCGGCGTCGCGCTCTTGCAGTATCACGACGCGCTCGGCTCGTTTCCCCCTGGCAACGTCACCTTGACCGAAGGTATTTGCCGTGGTTCCAGTGTGGCTGGCGTGGGTTATCCATCGGAAGACGGTTGCAACTGGGCCATCGCCATTCTGCCGTACCTCGGCGAAGCGCCCATCTACGCCCAATACGACAGTCGTGACTTTAACGAGGCCCCGCAGAATCAAACGGTTCGCGAAGCCTTCGTCGAAACCTATTTCTGCCCGTCCGACATCGACTCAGAAACCTTGGTCGTCCCCGCCTCCGGTCCGGCTGGCGCGCACGCGCTGAACCTGGCATATCGCCCCGGCTCGTATCGTGGTGTCGCGGGGCGCAGCAATGGCGTCGGTTTTCTCGATTCGGCCGAGTTCGTGAACTACCCAAGCGAATGGCGCGGTCCGCTGCATACCGTCGGCATCCGCGAATTGACGAGCGAAAGCCTGCGCAATGTCGCCGACGGCGCCTCAAACACCTGGCTAATCGGCGAAAGCACCACTCGCACCAACCCCTCGTTTCGCACGCTGTGGGCCTATTCGTACGCGCACTACAGCCTGTCGACTGTTGTGCCGCAAGCGCGCACGCTGCTTGGCGATTACGACCAGTGCGCGGCGACCGGCGGCAAAGGGAACTCTGCCCCCTGCCGGCGCGGCTGGGGCAGTCATCATCCTGGCGCCATCAACTGGCTGCTCTGCGATGGCTCCGCGCGCTCCGTGGCGCTCGAGGCCGATCTGGAACTACTTGCCCAAATGGCCACCATCGACGGCGGCGAACCCGTCACGCCCCCCTAA
- a CDS encoding NAD(P)-dependent oxidoreductase, producing the protein MSEGNRKIFVAGAGGVIGRKLCPMLVDDGWSVVGTTRSAGKAAMLRNLGVEPVIVDIFDDASLLEIVRRARPEVVIHQLTDLPPALDSTKMAEALVRNVRIREVGTRNLVAAATAANVKRMVAQSIAFAYAPGSIPYAEDAPLDLDHPDFGATAHAVASLEHQVLAAPFEGIVLRYGKLYGPGTGFDRPPSGGPLHVEAAADAARRAAVRGETGVYNIAEEDGTVSSFKAAASFGWNPEYRAGANTR; encoded by the coding sequence ATGAGTGAAGGAAATAGAAAAATATTTGTCGCGGGAGCCGGCGGCGTTATCGGCCGTAAGCTCTGCCCGATGCTAGTCGACGATGGCTGGTCCGTGGTCGGCACGACTCGCTCGGCGGGCAAGGCGGCGATGCTTCGCAACCTCGGCGTTGAACCGGTGATCGTAGACATTTTCGATGATGCATCATTGCTGGAAATCGTCCGCAGAGCACGACCGGAGGTCGTTATCCATCAACTTACCGACCTGCCTCCTGCGCTCGATTCCACGAAGATGGCCGAAGCGCTAGTCCGCAATGTCCGCATCCGCGAGGTCGGCACGCGCAACCTCGTCGCTGCTGCGACCGCCGCGAACGTGAAACGGATGGTGGCGCAAAGTATCGCGTTCGCTTACGCGCCTGGCTCAATACCCTATGCAGAGGACGCGCCGCTGGATCTGGATCATCCTGACTTCGGCGCGACCGCACATGCTGTCGCCAGTCTTGAACATCAAGTACTAGCTGCTCCGTTCGAGGGCATTGTTTTGCGATACGGAAAACTGTACGGACCCGGGACTGGCTTTGATCGGCCGCCAAGCGGTGGACCGCTGCATGTCGAAGCAGCCGCCGATGCAGCTCGGCGCGCAGCCGTTCGTGGGGAGACAGGCGTCTACAACATTGCAGAGGAGGACGGGACAGTTTCAAGTTTTAAAGCGGCAGCCTCGTTTGGCTGGAATCCCGAGTACCGTGCAGGCGCAAATACGCGCTGA
- a CDS encoding SMP-30/gluconolactonase/LRE family protein gives MASEFTPSAQEEIVAPNAKFELVWDEGEFTEGPAASPIDAAIYFSDIGNRILRYDTGKGRTTVYREDSGKANGLMFDGRGRLYAAEGANGGNRRVTVTERNGEIRVLADHYDGKRLNSPNDLFVDSQMRVWFTDPRYVGNEPLELDFAGVFVVLPDGALRLATRELTRPNGILVSPDHQRLYVSDSDSVSGQPQLVSFPIAADGTLGEKRVLFDFGQGRRGVDGMTLDTEGNIYAAAGKEELAGVYVFDREGKLLALIPTPGAPTNCEFGLQGEARTLYVTAALAPDAQRKEGSYGLYRIGLKKGGYRGHPMPVQ, from the coding sequence ATGGCCAGTGAGTTCACACCTTCGGCCCAGGAAGAAATTGTGGCGCCAAACGCCAAGTTTGAACTGGTATGGGACGAAGGGGAGTTCACCGAGGGTCCGGCGGCGTCGCCCATCGACGCGGCAATTTACTTTTCGGACATTGGCAATCGCATTTTGCGGTACGACACGGGCAAGGGGCGGACCACTGTATATCGCGAGGATAGCGGCAAGGCCAACGGCCTGATGTTCGACGGCCGCGGCCGACTATACGCCGCCGAGGGCGCCAACGGCGGCAATCGACGCGTGACCGTCACTGAGCGTAACGGCGAGATTCGCGTGCTGGCCGATCACTACGACGGCAAGCGGCTCAACAGCCCCAACGACTTGTTCGTCGACTCCCAAATGCGGGTGTGGTTCACCGATCCGCGTTACGTGGGCAATGAACCGTTGGAACTGGACTTCGCCGGGGTGTTCGTCGTGCTGCCAGACGGCGCGCTGCGATTGGCGACGCGAGAACTGACGCGGCCCAACGGCATTTTGGTCTCGCCCGACCATCAGCGGTTGTATGTGTCGGATTCCGACAGCGTGAGCGGGCAGCCGCAATTGGTGAGCTTTCCGATCGCCGCCGATGGCACGCTGGGAGAGAAGCGGGTGCTGTTCGACTTTGGCCAGGGGCGGCGCGGCGTGGATGGCATGACGCTCGACACCGAGGGGAACATCTACGCCGCCGCCGGCAAGGAGGAACTAGCGGGTGTGTATGTCTTCGACCGGGAAGGGAAATTGCTGGCGCTGATCCCGACGCCGGGCGCGCCGACCAACTGCGAGTTTGGCCTGCAAGGAGAGGCGCGCACGCTGTATGTGACGGCGGCCTTGGCGCCAGACGCCCAGCGAAAGGAGGGGAGCTACGGGCTATATCGCATAGGGCTCAAGAAGGGGGGCTATCGGGGACACCCGATGCCGGTGCAGTGA
- a CDS encoding cupin domain-containing protein, whose translation MLRGILVFSALCAIAAVGVAFAQHGHSDSKGPEDKVISAVDVEEEVSGKLAKATTFEVTFGPGVEGAPHRHPGPIFGYVIEGEFDFAVGDGKVQKLKAGDTFYEPAMALHAVSRNPSDKFKTRVLAVLVHPRDVKELVIPEPETKEK comes from the coding sequence ATGTTGCGAGGGATCCTCGTGTTCTCGGCGTTGTGTGCTATTGCTGCCGTTGGAGTAGCTTTCGCCCAGCATGGGCATAGCGACAGCAAAGGTCCAGAAGACAAAGTTATCTCTGCCGTTGATGTCGAAGAGGAGGTGAGTGGCAAGCTGGCGAAAGCAACTACTTTTGAAGTCACTTTTGGTCCAGGAGTTGAAGGAGCGCCTCACCGCCACCCCGGGCCAATCTTTGGCTACGTGATCGAGGGCGAGTTTGATTTCGCGGTCGGCGATGGAAAGGTTCAAAAGTTGAAGGCAGGGGACACGTTCTACGAACCAGCCATGGCGCTGCACGCTGTCTCACGAAACCCGAGCGATAAGTTCAAGACTCGCGTGTTGGCAGTGCTGGTTCACCCTCGGGATGTTAAAGAACTGGTCATCCCCGAACCCGAAACTAAGGAGAAGTAA
- a CDS encoding immunity 53 family protein: protein MTDLLSGSQAWYRRNCDWEHRFGITLETLDNPGWLLKVDLTATPLHSKPFAPVSHGLLPGNMTAADWLDCRVEDNRFLGAGSDLPTVVRMLLEWSR from the coding sequence ATGACCGATTTGTTGTCGGGTTCACAAGCATGGTATCGACGCAATTGCGATTGGGAGCATCGCTTCGGCATCACGCTCGAAACGTTGGATAACCCGGGCTGGCTCTTGAAGGTCGATCTGACAGCAACGCCACTCCATTCCAAGCCTTTCGCGCCAGTGAGTCATGGGTTGCTGCCCGGCAACATGACAGCCGCCGATTGGCTGGATTGCCGAGTTGAGGACAACCGGTTTCTCGGCGCGGGCAGCGATCTACCGACCGTCGTAAGAATGCTTCTGGAATGGTCGCGTTAG
- a CDS encoding methyltransferase domain-containing protein — MSTDAWNPQQYHQFRDQRSQPFRDLVAMVQLPPGARVVDLGCGTGELTRDLRQRLAAREVIGVDSSEAMLEQARSLAGDGLHFQRQSIESFDSEEPFDLIFSNAALHWAPDHERLLARLTRLLAPHGQLAVQVPAMHDQPSHQAAHDVARRPKFSRLLNGFVYHSPVLQPKRYAELLYELGYEHQQVRLVMYSHLLPSTDAVVDWLKGTTLTVYQARLSPDHFAEFVEAYRQLLHERLPQRSPYLFVFQRILFWAQR, encoded by the coding sequence ATGTCGACCGATGCCTGGAATCCTCAGCAATACCACCAATTTCGCGACCAGCGCAGCCAACCCTTTCGCGATCTGGTGGCGATGGTTCAGCTCCCGCCCGGAGCGCGCGTCGTCGATCTGGGTTGCGGCACGGGCGAGCTAACGCGCGACTTGCGCCAACGACTCGCCGCGCGCGAAGTGATCGGCGTCGATAGCTCCGAGGCCATGTTGGAGCAGGCTCGCTCCTTGGCGGGCGATGGCCTCCACTTCCAGCGGCAATCGATCGAATCGTTCGACTCTGAGGAACCGTTCGACCTCATCTTCTCCAACGCCGCGCTCCATTGGGCGCCCGATCACGAGCGTCTGCTCGCCCGCTTGACTCGGCTTCTCGCGCCGCACGGTCAACTGGCGGTGCAAGTGCCCGCCATGCACGATCAGCCGTCGCATCAAGCCGCGCACGATGTGGCGCGGCGCCCCAAATTCAGCCGACTTCTCAACGGGTTTGTCTACCACTCTCCCGTTCTACAGCCAAAGCGTTATGCCGAACTGTTGTACGAACTCGGCTACGAACATCAGCAGGTGCGACTGGTGATGTACAGCCACCTGCTGCCATCGACCGACGCCGTGGTCGATTGGCTCAAAGGGACAACGCTCACCGTTTATCAAGCGCGACTCAGCCCCGACCACTTCGCCGAATTTGTCGAAGCGTATCGACAACTGCTCCACGAGCGACTGCCCCAGCGCTCTCCCTATCTGTTCGTGTTCCAGCGCATCCTGTTCTGGGCGCAGCGCTAA